One genomic segment of Aythya fuligula isolate bAytFul2 chromosome 5, bAytFul2.pri, whole genome shotgun sequence includes these proteins:
- the LOC116490254 gene encoding serum amyloid A protein, with protein MRLCICFVLLAVIVCASADNPFTRGGRFVLDAAGGAWDMLRAYRDMREANHIGADKYFHARGNYDAARRGPGGAWAARVISDARENWQSGVSGRGAEDTRADQEANKWGRSGGDPNRYRPPGLPSKY; from the exons ATGAGGCTCTGTATCTGCTTCGTGTTGCTCGCCGTTATTGTGTGTGCAAGTGCTGACAACCCATTTACACGTGGCGGAAGATTTGTCTTGGATGCAGCTGGAG gAGCATGGGACATGCTCAGAGCATACCGGGACATGCGCGAGGCAAACCATATTGGTGCTGACAAATATTTCCATGCTCGTGGCAATTACGATGCTGCCCGAAGAGGACCTGGTGGTGCTTGGGCAGCCAGAGTGATCAG TGATGCCCGTGAAAACTGGCAAAGCGGCGTGAGCGGCAGAGGCGCCGAAGACACCCGTGCCGACCAAGAGGCGAACAAATGGGGCCGCAGTGGCGGGGACCCCAACCGCTACAGACCCCCGGGCCTTCCCAGCAAATACTAA
- the HPS5 gene encoding Hermansky-Pudlak syndrome 5 protein isoform X1: MLNHFTRRRDTRCCSCDVPMSECCQPYAPMASVPVIPDSYNHVLAEFECLDPLLSALRLDSSRLKCTCIAVSRRWIALGSSGGGLNLIQRDGWKQRLFLTHKEGAISRVACCLHDEDYVAVATSQGLVVVWELNQERRGKPERIYVSSEHKGRKVTALCWDTAALRVFVGDHVGKVSAIKINTSKQGKAAATFVMFPVQIITTVDSRVVQLDYLDGRLLISSLTRTYLCDTEREKFWKIGNKERDGEFGACFFPAGKNSGNQQPLIYCARPGSRMWEVNFDGEVQSTHQFKQLLSSPPLPVVTLRMDPHCTTSSCSPQSLSFPKLLYLTEHYVVTWTERGIYIFVPQSVQVLLWSEVKDIQDIAVYKSELFCLHANGKVVHLSLLLVDRCVDRLIRRGFWTLAARVSCLFQNSIVSCRARKNLPLDKLEHLKSQLDASTQQDLISRLEELILKVEPLDSACSSRRSSISSHESFSVLDSGIYRVISRRGSQSDEDSCSLHSQTFSEDERLKEFPAHQEDEQVELDNVSHASVAVEADRSETFLPFSIPLSFRSPSPLVSLQAVKESVSSFVRKTTEKIGTLHVSPDIRGRQEAKDDEHQQEVAVSLVASPQEERVSEPQSCQIPEEDHLRDLKAATAEAIAKLQDPLVLLEPQCMRRVLREWLVYLEEKFGSRERFDSSVWKNKTGCAAEQREILEENLQVDPTGGDLVEKEPNSILEDCTESSDETYESQTVCENSTNFKGPLGDSFQISAPCDIEPDVQKDLVELTTLCFELSVFSCGNGDSEESSDQGLPLAALSTLACRFIQSYFFLLDLKRLKQCIITTYANSPNVWNTYIAGLKELTCHSPVALAMENEDMLKILKLLHDLGPWDDGPLLLVHAQRLYEKFGETALRPLIKFHPSISPSDIKQLCWNDPTHFLAYLDSLLKSQPEDKRPSLLRSLLQPESIRLDWLCLAVSLDAPQRANTVDVEGNPRPRSHLFTWGYSQLILLLIKLPADFVTKEKMADICKSHGFWPGYLFLCLELDRRIEAFTNIAHLDDLSLLNEEDGSVPETIEEWKFLLHLAQNHSAVFHHHGPQNGNAASDGSPSWPNCITVENIALLLAKAIGPNRALPLLQECGMMLELSERFTGVCEILRIAEKRQRALIQSMLDKCDRFLWSQQA, encoded by the exons gtgctgcagctgtgatGTACCCATGAGCGAGTGCTGCCAGCCTTATGCACCTATGGCCTCTGTGCCAGTCATTCCGGACTCTTACAACCATGTCCTGGCAGAGTTTGAATGTTTGGATCCATTGCTTTCTGCACTCAGGCTGGATTCTAGTCGTCTGAAG TGCACATGTATAGCTGTGTCGAGGAGATGGATAGCTCTGGGTAGCTCAGGAGGAGGACTGAATCTTATACAGAGAGATGGCTGGAAGCAAAGGCTCTTTCTTACTCATAAG GAAGGTGCCATTTCCCGAGTTGCCTGCTGTTTGCATGATGAAGACTACGTTGCTGTTGCTACCAG CCAAGGTCTCGTAGTAGTCTGGGAGCTGAATCAGGAACGTCGTGGGAAACCAGAACGTATTTATGTTTCCTCTGAGCATAAGGGCAGAAAAGTCACAGCTCTATGTTGGGATACAGCAGCCCTCCGTGTTTTTGTAGGAGATCATGTGGGAAAAGTATCAGCCATCAAGATTAACACATCAAAACAAGGAAAG GCTGCTGCCACTTTTGTGATGTTTCCTGTTCAGATTATAACCACTGTAGATTCCCGTGTTGTTCAGCTCGATTATTTGGATGGAAGACTGCTCATATCTTCACTTACACGTACTTATTTGTGTGATACAGAGAG AGAGAAGTTTTGGAAAATTGGTaacaaagaaagagatggagaaTTTGGAGCATGTTTCTTTCCCGCTGGAAAAAACAGCGGGAATCAGCAACCACTAATATATTGTGCGCGGCCTGGCTCAAGGATGTGGGAGGTGAACTTTGATGGAGAAGTGCAAAGCACGCATCAGTTCAAGCAGCTGCTCTCATCACCGCCTCTCCCTGTTGTTACTCTCAG gatGGATCCTCACTGCACGACTTCCAGCTGCTCTCCACAATCTTTATCTTTCCCCAAGCTACTGTATTTGAC TGAGCATTATGTTGTAACCTGGACGGAAAGAGGCATTTATATCTTTGTTCCCCAAAGTGTTCAAGTCTTACTCTGGAGTGAAGTAAAAG ATATTCAGGATATTGCAGTTTACAAGAGTGAACTGTTCTGTCTGCATGCAAATGGAAAAGTTGTACACCTCTCCCTTCTGCTGGTAGACCGCTGTGTAGATCGTCTGATAAGAAGAGGGTTCTGGACTCTTGCTGCCAGGGTCTCTTGTCTCTTCCAAAATTCAATAGTTTCTTGCAGA GCAAGAAAAAATTTGCCACTAGACAAGCTGGAACACTTGAAGTCCCAGCTGGATGCCTCAACCCAACAGGACCTCATTTCACGTCTGGAGGAACTGATCTTGAAAGTGGAACCTCTAGATTCTGCGTGCAGCAGTAGGAGGAGTAGCATTTCGTCTCAT GAAAGCTTCAGTGTCTTGGACTCGGGTATATATCGTGTTATTAGTCGACGAGGCAGTCAGTCCGATGAAGACTCATGTTCTCTCCACAGTCAAACATTCTCAGAAGATGAGAGACTTAAAGAATTTCCTGCACACCAGGAAGATGAACAGGTGGAACTTG ACAACGTATCTCATGCATCTGTGGCGGTTGAGGCTGACCGGAGTGAGACTTTTCTCCCATTCAGTATTCCTTTGTCATTTCGTTCCCCATCTCCTCTCGTCTCTCTCcaagctgtgaaagaaag TGTTTCCAGCTTTGTACGCAAAACTACGGAAAAGATTGGCACGCTTCATGTGAGCCCTGATATTAGAGGGAGGCAAGAAGCAAAGGATGACGAGCACCAGCAGGAAGTGGCTGTCAGTCTGGTAGCATCTCCCCAGGAAGAGAGAGT ATCAGAACCACAGAGCTGCCAGATTCCAGAAGAGGATCATCTAAGAGATCTCAAGGCTGCAACAGCAGAAGCAAT agCCAAACTCCAGGATCCCCTGGTTTTGTTAGAACCACAGTGCATGAGACGGGTTTTACGAGAATGGCTTGTctatctggaagaaaaatttgGCAGCAGAGAGCGTTTTGATTCCTCTGTTTGGAAGAACAAGACTGGATGTGCTGCAGAACAGAGGGAAATCCTGGAGGAAAACCTGCAAGTAGATCCAACTGGTGGAGACCTAGTAGAAAAAGAACCGAATAGTATCTTGGAAGACTGCACTGAAAGTAGTGATGAAACTTATGAAAGCCAAACTGTATGTGAAAACAGTACTAATTTCAAGGGACCTTTGGGTGATTCCTTTCAAATTTCTGCTCCATGTGACATAGAACCAGATGTTCAGAAAGATCTTGTGGAGCTGACAACTCTGTGTTTTGAGCTGAGTGTGTTTTCTTGTGGAAATGGTGATTCAGAGGAAAGCTCTGATCAAGGTCTGCCATTAGCAGCTTTGTCAACCTTGGCTTGTAGGTTTATACAAAGCTACTTCTTTCTTCTGGATTTGAAAAGACTGAAGCAGTGCATTATAACCACGTATGCAAACAGCCCTAATGTATGGAATACATATATCGCAGGATTGAAAG AACTAACTTGTCACAGTCCTGTTGCTTTGgcaatggaaaatgaagatatgttgaaaatactgaaactgTTGCATGACCTGGGGCCCTGGGATGATGGCCCTCTGTTACTGGTACATGCTCAAAG GCTTTATGAAAAATTTGGGGAAACAGCTCTTCGGCCCTTAATCAAGTTCCACCCCTCTATTTCACCTTCTGATATCAAGCAGCTTTGTTGGAATGATCCAACTCACTTTTTAGCATATTTAGATAGCCTGCTGAAGTCACAGCCAGAGGATAAAAG gCCATCTCTTCTTAGATCTCTTCTGCAACCGGAATCAATAAGACTGGATTGGTTGTGCTTGGCGGTTTCTCTTGATGCACCACAAAGAGCAAATACTGTGGATGTGGAAGGAAATCCCAG GCCACGATCACATTTGTTTACATGGGGCTACAGCCAGCTCATTCTGCTTTTGATTAAACTCCCAGCTGATTTtgttacaaaagagaaaatggcaGACATCTGTAAATCACATGG GTTTTGGCCTGGTTACCTTTTCCTCTGTTTGGAGCTGGATAGAAGAATAGAAGCCTTTACTAATATTGCTCATTTGGATGATTTGAGCCTATTGAATGAAGAAGATG GTTCAGTTCCAGAGACTATAGAAGAATGGAAGTTTCTTCTGCATCTCGCACAAAATCACAGCGCTGTTTTCCACCACCATGGCCCACAGAATGGAAATGCTGCCAGCGACGGTAGCCCCAGCTGGCCAAACTGCATTACTGTGGAAAACATAGCTCTCTTACTAGCAAAGGCCATTGGCCCAAATCGTGCCTTGCCTCTATTGCAAGAGTGTGGCATGATGCTAGAATTGTCTGAGAGATTTACTGGAGTGTGTGAGATACTGAGAATTGCTGAGAAAAGGCAAAG AGCCCTGATTCAGTCCATGTTGGACAAGTGTGACCGGTTTTTGTGGTCTCAGCAAGCATag
- the HPS5 gene encoding Hermansky-Pudlak syndrome 5 protein isoform X2 produces the protein MSECCQPYAPMASVPVIPDSYNHVLAEFECLDPLLSALRLDSSRLKCTCIAVSRRWIALGSSGGGLNLIQRDGWKQRLFLTHKEGAISRVACCLHDEDYVAVATSQGLVVVWELNQERRGKPERIYVSSEHKGRKVTALCWDTAALRVFVGDHVGKVSAIKINTSKQGKAAATFVMFPVQIITTVDSRVVQLDYLDGRLLISSLTRTYLCDTEREKFWKIGNKERDGEFGACFFPAGKNSGNQQPLIYCARPGSRMWEVNFDGEVQSTHQFKQLLSSPPLPVVTLRMDPHCTTSSCSPQSLSFPKLLYLTEHYVVTWTERGIYIFVPQSVQVLLWSEVKDIQDIAVYKSELFCLHANGKVVHLSLLLVDRCVDRLIRRGFWTLAARVSCLFQNSIVSCRARKNLPLDKLEHLKSQLDASTQQDLISRLEELILKVEPLDSACSSRRSSISSHESFSVLDSGIYRVISRRGSQSDEDSCSLHSQTFSEDERLKEFPAHQEDEQVELDNVSHASVAVEADRSETFLPFSIPLSFRSPSPLVSLQAVKESVSSFVRKTTEKIGTLHVSPDIRGRQEAKDDEHQQEVAVSLVASPQEERVSEPQSCQIPEEDHLRDLKAATAEAIAKLQDPLVLLEPQCMRRVLREWLVYLEEKFGSRERFDSSVWKNKTGCAAEQREILEENLQVDPTGGDLVEKEPNSILEDCTESSDETYESQTVCENSTNFKGPLGDSFQISAPCDIEPDVQKDLVELTTLCFELSVFSCGNGDSEESSDQGLPLAALSTLACRFIQSYFFLLDLKRLKQCIITTYANSPNVWNTYIAGLKELTCHSPVALAMENEDMLKILKLLHDLGPWDDGPLLLVHAQRLYEKFGETALRPLIKFHPSISPSDIKQLCWNDPTHFLAYLDSLLKSQPEDKRPSLLRSLLQPESIRLDWLCLAVSLDAPQRANTVDVEGNPRPRSHLFTWGYSQLILLLIKLPADFVTKEKMADICKSHGFWPGYLFLCLELDRRIEAFTNIAHLDDLSLLNEEDGSVPETIEEWKFLLHLAQNHSAVFHHHGPQNGNAASDGSPSWPNCITVENIALLLAKAIGPNRALPLLQECGMMLELSERFTGVCEILRIAEKRQRALIQSMLDKCDRFLWSQQA, from the exons ATGAGCGAGTGCTGCCAGCCTTATGCACCTATGGCCTCTGTGCCAGTCATTCCGGACTCTTACAACCATGTCCTGGCAGAGTTTGAATGTTTGGATCCATTGCTTTCTGCACTCAGGCTGGATTCTAGTCGTCTGAAG TGCACATGTATAGCTGTGTCGAGGAGATGGATAGCTCTGGGTAGCTCAGGAGGAGGACTGAATCTTATACAGAGAGATGGCTGGAAGCAAAGGCTCTTTCTTACTCATAAG GAAGGTGCCATTTCCCGAGTTGCCTGCTGTTTGCATGATGAAGACTACGTTGCTGTTGCTACCAG CCAAGGTCTCGTAGTAGTCTGGGAGCTGAATCAGGAACGTCGTGGGAAACCAGAACGTATTTATGTTTCCTCTGAGCATAAGGGCAGAAAAGTCACAGCTCTATGTTGGGATACAGCAGCCCTCCGTGTTTTTGTAGGAGATCATGTGGGAAAAGTATCAGCCATCAAGATTAACACATCAAAACAAGGAAAG GCTGCTGCCACTTTTGTGATGTTTCCTGTTCAGATTATAACCACTGTAGATTCCCGTGTTGTTCAGCTCGATTATTTGGATGGAAGACTGCTCATATCTTCACTTACACGTACTTATTTGTGTGATACAGAGAG AGAGAAGTTTTGGAAAATTGGTaacaaagaaagagatggagaaTTTGGAGCATGTTTCTTTCCCGCTGGAAAAAACAGCGGGAATCAGCAACCACTAATATATTGTGCGCGGCCTGGCTCAAGGATGTGGGAGGTGAACTTTGATGGAGAAGTGCAAAGCACGCATCAGTTCAAGCAGCTGCTCTCATCACCGCCTCTCCCTGTTGTTACTCTCAG gatGGATCCTCACTGCACGACTTCCAGCTGCTCTCCACAATCTTTATCTTTCCCCAAGCTACTGTATTTGAC TGAGCATTATGTTGTAACCTGGACGGAAAGAGGCATTTATATCTTTGTTCCCCAAAGTGTTCAAGTCTTACTCTGGAGTGAAGTAAAAG ATATTCAGGATATTGCAGTTTACAAGAGTGAACTGTTCTGTCTGCATGCAAATGGAAAAGTTGTACACCTCTCCCTTCTGCTGGTAGACCGCTGTGTAGATCGTCTGATAAGAAGAGGGTTCTGGACTCTTGCTGCCAGGGTCTCTTGTCTCTTCCAAAATTCAATAGTTTCTTGCAGA GCAAGAAAAAATTTGCCACTAGACAAGCTGGAACACTTGAAGTCCCAGCTGGATGCCTCAACCCAACAGGACCTCATTTCACGTCTGGAGGAACTGATCTTGAAAGTGGAACCTCTAGATTCTGCGTGCAGCAGTAGGAGGAGTAGCATTTCGTCTCAT GAAAGCTTCAGTGTCTTGGACTCGGGTATATATCGTGTTATTAGTCGACGAGGCAGTCAGTCCGATGAAGACTCATGTTCTCTCCACAGTCAAACATTCTCAGAAGATGAGAGACTTAAAGAATTTCCTGCACACCAGGAAGATGAACAGGTGGAACTTG ACAACGTATCTCATGCATCTGTGGCGGTTGAGGCTGACCGGAGTGAGACTTTTCTCCCATTCAGTATTCCTTTGTCATTTCGTTCCCCATCTCCTCTCGTCTCTCTCcaagctgtgaaagaaag TGTTTCCAGCTTTGTACGCAAAACTACGGAAAAGATTGGCACGCTTCATGTGAGCCCTGATATTAGAGGGAGGCAAGAAGCAAAGGATGACGAGCACCAGCAGGAAGTGGCTGTCAGTCTGGTAGCATCTCCCCAGGAAGAGAGAGT ATCAGAACCACAGAGCTGCCAGATTCCAGAAGAGGATCATCTAAGAGATCTCAAGGCTGCAACAGCAGAAGCAAT agCCAAACTCCAGGATCCCCTGGTTTTGTTAGAACCACAGTGCATGAGACGGGTTTTACGAGAATGGCTTGTctatctggaagaaaaatttgGCAGCAGAGAGCGTTTTGATTCCTCTGTTTGGAAGAACAAGACTGGATGTGCTGCAGAACAGAGGGAAATCCTGGAGGAAAACCTGCAAGTAGATCCAACTGGTGGAGACCTAGTAGAAAAAGAACCGAATAGTATCTTGGAAGACTGCACTGAAAGTAGTGATGAAACTTATGAAAGCCAAACTGTATGTGAAAACAGTACTAATTTCAAGGGACCTTTGGGTGATTCCTTTCAAATTTCTGCTCCATGTGACATAGAACCAGATGTTCAGAAAGATCTTGTGGAGCTGACAACTCTGTGTTTTGAGCTGAGTGTGTTTTCTTGTGGAAATGGTGATTCAGAGGAAAGCTCTGATCAAGGTCTGCCATTAGCAGCTTTGTCAACCTTGGCTTGTAGGTTTATACAAAGCTACTTCTTTCTTCTGGATTTGAAAAGACTGAAGCAGTGCATTATAACCACGTATGCAAACAGCCCTAATGTATGGAATACATATATCGCAGGATTGAAAG AACTAACTTGTCACAGTCCTGTTGCTTTGgcaatggaaaatgaagatatgttgaaaatactgaaactgTTGCATGACCTGGGGCCCTGGGATGATGGCCCTCTGTTACTGGTACATGCTCAAAG GCTTTATGAAAAATTTGGGGAAACAGCTCTTCGGCCCTTAATCAAGTTCCACCCCTCTATTTCACCTTCTGATATCAAGCAGCTTTGTTGGAATGATCCAACTCACTTTTTAGCATATTTAGATAGCCTGCTGAAGTCACAGCCAGAGGATAAAAG gCCATCTCTTCTTAGATCTCTTCTGCAACCGGAATCAATAAGACTGGATTGGTTGTGCTTGGCGGTTTCTCTTGATGCACCACAAAGAGCAAATACTGTGGATGTGGAAGGAAATCCCAG GCCACGATCACATTTGTTTACATGGGGCTACAGCCAGCTCATTCTGCTTTTGATTAAACTCCCAGCTGATTTtgttacaaaagagaaaatggcaGACATCTGTAAATCACATGG GTTTTGGCCTGGTTACCTTTTCCTCTGTTTGGAGCTGGATAGAAGAATAGAAGCCTTTACTAATATTGCTCATTTGGATGATTTGAGCCTATTGAATGAAGAAGATG GTTCAGTTCCAGAGACTATAGAAGAATGGAAGTTTCTTCTGCATCTCGCACAAAATCACAGCGCTGTTTTCCACCACCATGGCCCACAGAATGGAAATGCTGCCAGCGACGGTAGCCCCAGCTGGCCAAACTGCATTACTGTGGAAAACATAGCTCTCTTACTAGCAAAGGCCATTGGCCCAAATCGTGCCTTGCCTCTATTGCAAGAGTGTGGCATGATGCTAGAATTGTCTGAGAGATTTACTGGAGTGTGTGAGATACTGAGAATTGCTGAGAAAAGGCAAAG AGCCCTGATTCAGTCCATGTTGGACAAGTGTGACCGGTTTTTGTGGTCTCAGCAAGCATag